In one Candidatus Acidulodesulfobacterium acidiphilum genomic region, the following are encoded:
- a CDS encoding lipopolysaccharide heptosyltransferase family protein — protein sequence MMLRQKINKIKRRSYKLYNKLFIYLPVDILIYFRNLLRGVRGVFRSERSTPAENQEKRVIIFRHDGIGDYVLFRNFLEVLKKSPRFAGYKITLLGNAAWKDLAEFLDKDYIDKFIWLDKKSFTVDFFYRYKKFKEITAVKYDILIHPFSREFFNADNDLAFLIKADKKIGSIRLPRFTKPYKNKILEKIYNELIPDVENIRFEFYKNKNFFEKLLSETAAEKISAEISLNRPFINLPARQAATTVSAAPAPVSAADSAPTPALSGIADLKSKLGISSPYAAFFIGASVKHRKWSPEYFAETARYLHTKYGFHIVLCGGKSELNDAAEFKKHFPSDLADNASFTDAVGKISLIELFYIVKDASLVISNETMAPHIAMALANAGTVNDASRTNQTASATSAPDSPNIPSGSPSLTSAPAPKPAVIVISTGEDSFEHFSPYPKEITGNSNYAIVFHPHIEQNPKEYIDIAAALGRGYDDRFDISEITVRAVLNKIDKIL from the coding sequence ATGATGTTAAGACAAAAAATAAATAAAATAAAAAGGCGCTCATATAAATTATACAACAAGCTGTTTATATACCTGCCGGTCGATATACTGATTTATTTTCGCAATCTTTTACGCGGCGTACGCGGCGTTTTTCGTTCAGAACGTTCCACTCCTGCTGAAAATCAAGAAAAGCGTGTCATAATATTCCGGCACGACGGCATAGGCGATTACGTACTGTTCAGAAACTTCCTCGAAGTATTAAAAAAAAGCCCCCGATTTGCCGGCTATAAAATAACGCTCCTCGGCAATGCCGCATGGAAAGACCTTGCGGAATTTTTGGATAAAGACTATATAGACAAATTTATCTGGCTCGACAAAAAAAGTTTTACGGTAGATTTCTTTTACAGATACAAAAAATTCAAGGAAATAACCGCCGTTAAATACGACATCCTTATTCATCCTTTCAGCAGGGAATTTTTTAACGCCGATAACGATTTAGCTTTTCTTATAAAAGCCGACAAGAAAATCGGAAGTATCAGGCTCCCCCGCTTTACAAAACCGTATAAAAATAAAATCCTCGAAAAAATTTATAACGAATTAATCCCAGACGTTGAAAACATCCGGTTTGAATTTTATAAAAATAAAAATTTCTTTGAAAAACTGCTGTCTGAAACCGCAGCCGAAAAAATAAGCGCCGAAATAAGTTTAAACAGACCTTTTATAAATCTGCCGGCGCGTCAGGCGGCGACTACTGTCTCTGCCGCTCCTGCCCCTGTCTCCGCCGCCGACTCAGCTCCAACCCCTGCTCTTTCCGGCATTGCCGATTTAAAATCAAAACTTGGAATTTCCTCTCCTTACGCCGCGTTTTTTATCGGCGCAAGCGTTAAGCACAGAAAATGGTCGCCCGAATACTTTGCCGAAACCGCCCGCTACCTCCATACAAAATACGGCTTTCACATAGTCTTGTGCGGCGGAAAAAGCGAATTAAACGACGCCGCCGAATTTAAAAAACATTTTCCGTCCGACCTTGCAGACAACGCCTCGTTTACCGACGCCGTAGGAAAAATATCGCTTATAGAACTGTTCTATATCGTCAAAGACGCCTCTTTGGTTATCTCCAACGAAACTATGGCGCCGCATATCGCAATGGCGCTTGCAAACGCCGGCACTGTAAATGATGCAAGCCGAACAAACCAAACTGCCTCCGCAACATCCGCGCCTGACTCTCCCAATATACCGTCCGGCTCTCCGTCTTTAACCTCAGCCCCAGCCCCAAAACCAGCCGTAATCGTAATCTCCACAGGCGAAGACTCATTTGAACATTTCAGCCCTTATCCAAAAGAAATAACCGGTAATTCCAATTATGCAATAGTTTTTCATCCGCACATAGAACAAAACCCAAAAGAATATATTGATATTGCAGCGGCATTAGGACGAGGCTACGACGACAGGTTCGATATTTCGGAGATAACCGTTAGAGCGGTTTTGAATAAAATAGACAAAATTTTATAA